A DNA window from Planctomycetota bacterium contains the following coding sequences:
- a CDS encoding HD domain-containing phosphohydrolase, translating into MTAKSRNARVRSAPLRRDRGPEVPAPATILTDAGFSTPETSLTRAAEALARALAPARVRILRANDSAGEPSPAAEAGDLPAGDPDDSWRRCLRSGRAVAGPGRRLFIPLPGASGGAAGVLEIRRARGSAGPRLARQLDGWRVPLGLLLERQSFWRGLDALRRSEELYRSIVENAADPILVLDPDGHVTWVNAAACARLGYPRARLVGMNVGRLVKKGYLHALYVTLRDLLDGRDARPLRLEVLTGAGEERTVEMACAGIRDAGRVRGVSATLRDITDRVVIDKLKKNYLKSLEEAVIERTSEIKEVQRAAILAIATLAESIDEDTGGHLQRIRHYSRLLADELRLHSPYRDQITEEYVELIYDLSPLHDLGKVGIRDCILQKPDKLTSDEFETMKDHAEIGARALRMAGQMIQRESIFSIAEMIARYHHEKWDGTGYPAVPIGGEVRPLRGEEIPLCARIVALADVYDALTSQRPYKMPFPHERARDMIVAQSGKHFDPEVVRAFLRREPDFVRIREQFPDTEPPEGRPFELPARDRS; encoded by the coding sequence ATGACCGCGAAGTCCCGCAACGCGCGCGTCCGCTCCGCCCCCCTCCGGAGGGACCGAGGACCGGAAGTTCCGGCGCCGGCGACGATCCTGACGGACGCGGGTTTCTCGACTCCCGAGACGTCCCTGACCCGCGCCGCCGAGGCGCTCGCCCGCGCCCTGGCTCCCGCGCGCGTCCGCATCCTCCGGGCGAACGACTCCGCCGGCGAACCGTCCCCCGCCGCCGAGGCCGGAGACCTCCCCGCCGGCGACCCCGACGATTCCTGGAGACGCTGCCTGCGCTCCGGACGCGCCGTCGCCGGCCCGGGTCGCCGCCTCTTCATCCCTCTGCCCGGCGCCTCCGGCGGCGCCGCGGGCGTCCTCGAGATCCGCCGGGCCCGGGGCTCCGCGGGCCCCCGCCTGGCCCGACAACTGGACGGCTGGAGGGTCCCTCTCGGATTGCTTCTGGAGCGTCAGAGCTTCTGGCGCGGTCTCGATGCCTTGCGGCGCTCCGAAGAACTCTATCGCTCCATCGTCGAAAACGCCGCCGACCCCATCCTGGTTCTCGACCCCGACGGACACGTAACCTGGGTCAACGCCGCCGCGTGCGCGCGCCTGGGGTACCCGCGCGCCCGGCTCGTCGGCATGAACGTCGGACGCCTCGTCAAGAAAGGATATCTCCACGCCCTCTACGTGACCCTCCGGGACCTCCTGGACGGGCGCGACGCCCGTCCCTTGCGCCTGGAGGTCCTCACCGGCGCGGGTGAGGAACGCACCGTGGAGATGGCCTGCGCCGGGATCCGCGACGCCGGCCGCGTCCGCGGGGTCTCGGCCACCCTTCGCGACATCACCGACCGCGTCGTCATCGACAAGCTCAAGAAGAACTACCTCAAATCCCTCGAAGAAGCCGTCATCGAGCGCACCAGCGAGATCAAGGAGGTCCAGCGCGCCGCGATTCTGGCGATCGCCACCCTGGCGGAGTCGATCGACGAGGACACCGGCGGACACCTCCAGCGCATCCGCCACTATTCCCGCCTCCTGGCCGACGAGCTGCGCCTGCACTCTCCGTACCGGGACCAGATCACCGAAGAATACGTCGAGCTCATCTACGACCTGTCCCCCCTGCACGACTTGGGCAAGGTCGGCATCCGCGACTGCATCCTCCAGAAGCCGGACAAGCTGACCTCCGACGAATTCGAAACCATGAAGGACCACGCCGAGATCGGCGCCCGCGCCCTGCGGATGGCCGGCCAGATGATCCAGCGCGAGTCGATCTTCTCCATCGCCGAGATGATCGCCCGCTATCACCACGAGAAGTGGGACGGCACCGGCTATCCGGCCGTCCCGATCGGCGGCGAAGTACGGCCGCTGCGGGGCGAAGAGATCCCCCTGTGCGCCCGCATCGTCGCCCTGGCCGACGTCTACGACGCCCTGACCTCTCAGCGCCCGTACAAAATGCCGTTCCCTCACGAGCGCGCCCGCGATATGATCGTGGCCCAGAGCGGGAAGCATTTCGATCCCGAAGTCGTCCGGGCTTTTCTCCGGCGCGAACCGGACTTCGTGCGGATCCGGGAACAGTTCCCGGACACGGAGCCGCCGGAGGGCCGGCCCTTCGAGCTGCCGGCCCGGGACCGAAGCTAG
- the ribH gene encoding 6,7-dimethyl-8-ribityllumazine synthase gives MKTRRRKGHARAIEGDYRGEGLRFAVVVSRFNEFITAKLLEGCENTLARHGVRPEDIDVVWVPGAFELATAARGVARKRAADAIICLGCILRGDTPHYEHIARETTRGIAEVGRRTGIPTIFGVLTCDTLEQAIERAGTKMGNAGRAAALAALEMASLMKKL, from the coding sequence GTGAAGACCCGCCGCCGCAAGGGCCACGCCCGAGCCATCGAGGGCGACTACCGGGGCGAAGGCCTCCGGTTCGCCGTCGTCGTCAGCCGCTTCAACGAATTCATCACCGCCAAGCTCCTCGAGGGCTGCGAGAACACGCTCGCCCGCCACGGAGTCCGGCCCGAAGACATCGACGTCGTGTGGGTCCCGGGCGCCTTCGAGCTGGCGACGGCCGCCCGCGGCGTCGCCCGGAAGCGCGCCGCCGACGCCATCATCTGCCTGGGCTGCATCCTCCGGGGCGACACCCCCCACTACGAACACATCGCGCGGGAAACCACCCGGGGCATCGCCGAAGTGGGCCGCCGGACGGGAATCCCCACCATCTTCGGCGTCCTCACCTGCGACACCCTGGAGCAGGCCATCGAGCGCGCCGGGACCAAGATGGGCAACGCGGGACGCGCCGCCGCCCTGGCGGCCCTTGAAATGGCCAGCCTCATGAAGAAGTTATAA
- the nusB gene encoding transcription antitermination factor NusB has protein sequence MRKRTLARELALQILYQLDLRGPEVLDEVEEFLSRHASDPETLAFARDLIFGCWERRPVLDGRIEEVARNWQIGRMAAIDRNVLRLAAYELLFRDDIPPLVTINEAIELAKKYSTKNSGPFVNGILDNLRQKSAPPHKQKK, from the coding sequence ATGAGGAAGCGCACCCTCGCCCGGGAACTCGCCCTTCAGATCCTCTACCAGCTCGACCTCCGCGGGCCCGAAGTCCTCGACGAGGTCGAAGAGTTCCTCTCCCGCCACGCCTCCGACCCCGAAACGCTGGCCTTCGCCCGGGACCTCATCTTCGGCTGCTGGGAACGCCGGCCCGTCCTGGACGGACGCATCGAGGAAGTCGCCCGGAACTGGCAGATCGGCCGCATGGCCGCCATCGACCGCAACGTCCTGCGCCTGGCCGCCTACGAACTTCTCTTCCGCGACGACATCCCTCCTCTCGTCACCATCAACGAGGCCATCGAGCTGGCCAAGAAGTACTCCACCAAGAACTCCGGGCCGTTCGTCAACGGGATCCTCGACAACCTCCGCCAGAAATCCGCCCCCCCTCACAAGCAGAAAAAGTAG
- the ftsY gene encoding signal recognition particle-docking protein FtsY produces MGLFGGFFETFKKGLRKTKEVFAAPLRRIFSVFRSLDEATLAEIEEALITADFGVEATQKIMDALRAAYKRGEIKTTDKVLDFLKADLKRRLTEKGNDLRWAPSPPTVVLVCGVNGVGKTTSIAKLAHALRSEGKKVLLCASDTFRAAAVDQLAVWAERLGVDLVRHQMGADPAAVVYDAADAALARRADVLIIDTAGRLQTKENLMKELSKIRNVAARKIPGAPHEVLLVLDATTGQNAISQAEHFKAATQVTGLFLAKLDGTAKGGIVVAIKDKLDIPVKFVGTGETPEDVARFDADAFVEALFTE; encoded by the coding sequence ATGGGACTTTTCGGCGGATTCTTCGAAACCTTCAAGAAGGGGCTCCGCAAGACCAAGGAGGTCTTCGCCGCCCCGCTGCGCAGGATCTTCTCCGTCTTCCGCTCCCTCGACGAAGCGACGCTCGCCGAGATCGAGGAGGCGCTCATCACGGCCGACTTCGGCGTGGAGGCCACCCAGAAAATCATGGACGCCCTCCGCGCCGCCTACAAGCGCGGAGAAATCAAGACCACCGACAAGGTCCTCGATTTCCTCAAGGCGGACCTCAAACGCCGCCTCACCGAAAAAGGAAACGACCTCCGATGGGCCCCGTCCCCCCCCACGGTCGTTCTCGTCTGCGGCGTCAACGGCGTGGGAAAGACCACCTCCATCGCCAAGCTCGCCCACGCCCTGCGGAGCGAGGGCAAAAAGGTGCTCCTCTGCGCCAGCGACACCTTCCGCGCCGCCGCCGTGGATCAACTGGCCGTCTGGGCCGAGCGCCTCGGCGTGGACCTCGTGCGCCACCAGATGGGCGCCGACCCGGCCGCCGTGGTCTACGACGCCGCCGACGCCGCCCTGGCCCGCCGCGCCGACGTCCTCATCATCGACACCGCCGGGCGCCTCCAGACCAAGGAAAACCTCATGAAGGAGCTTTCCAAGATCCGCAACGTCGCCGCCCGGAAGATCCCCGGCGCCCCGCACGAGGTCCTCCTCGTCCTGGATGCCACCACCGGACAGAACGCGATTTCGCAGGCCGAACACTTCAAGGCGGCCACCCAGGTCACCGGCCTCTTCCTGGCCAAGCTCGACGGCACCGCCAAGGGCGGCATCGTCGTGGCCATCAAGGACAAGCTCGACATCCCCGTCAAGTTCGTCGGCACCGGCGAGACGCCCGAGGACGTGGCCCGCTTCGACGCGGATGCGTTCGTCGAGGCGCTCTTCACGGAATGA
- a CDS encoding endonuclease III domain-containing protein, with amino-acid sequence MTAPLRKYFEALLARYGPQGWWPGESPFEVMVGAVLTQNTSWANVRRALERLKERGLLDPFRLHALDARTLAEVIRPAGYFRVKARRLKSLVGWFVERWGADLKRLRALPPKRLREELLGVHGVGPETADSILLYALGMPSFVVDAYTYRVLTRHGKAREGASYGEMKELFERELPRDAALYNEFHALIVAVGKEHCRPVARCAACPLRRFLPRRGKRKTPRPVGRGV; translated from the coding sequence ATGACCGCGCCGCTGCGGAAGTACTTCGAGGCGCTCCTGGCGCGCTACGGCCCGCAGGGGTGGTGGCCCGGCGAAAGCCCCTTCGAGGTCATGGTCGGCGCCGTCCTCACCCAGAACACCTCCTGGGCCAACGTGCGGCGGGCCCTTGAGCGCCTCAAGGAACGGGGGCTGCTGGATCCTTTCCGCCTCCACGCGCTGGACGCCCGCACCCTGGCGGAAGTCATCCGCCCCGCCGGTTACTTCCGCGTCAAGGCGCGCCGGCTCAAGAGCCTGGTCGGCTGGTTCGTCGAACGGTGGGGCGCGGACCTCAAGCGGCTGCGGGCGCTCCCCCCGAAGCGGCTGCGGGAGGAGCTGCTCGGAGTCCACGGCGTGGGCCCGGAGACGGCCGACTCGATCCTCCTTTACGCCCTCGGAATGCCCAGTTTCGTCGTGGACGCCTACACGTACCGCGTGCTGACGAGGCACGGCAAGGCCCGCGAGGGGGCGTCCTACGGCGAAATGAAGGAACTTTTCGAGCGGGAGCTTCCGCGGGACGCCGCGCTCTACAACGAATTTCACGCCCTGATCGTGGCCGTGGGCAAGGAGCACTGCCGCCCCGTGGCCCGCTGCGCGGCCTGTCCCCTGCGAAGGTTCCTGCCCCGCCGCGGGAAAAGAAAAACCCCCCGGCCGGTCGGCCGGGGGGTGTGA
- a CDS encoding cold shock domain-containing protein → MPTGTVKWFNDQKGYGFIKQEGVAEDIFVHHTAIKMEGFRTLAPGETVEFELKKDEKGLKAVNVVRTSSNGNGNGNGFPQE, encoded by the coding sequence ATGCCTACGGGAACGGTGAAGTGGTTCAACGACCAGAAGGGGTACGGGTTCATCAAGCAGGAGGGGGTGGCGGAAGACATTTTCGTCCATCACACCGCCATCAAGATGGAAGGCTTCCGGACCCTGGCCCCGGGCGAGACCGTTGAGTTCGAACTCAAGAAGGACGAGAAGGGCCTGAAGGCCGTCAACGTCGTCCGCACGAGCTCCAACGGGAACGGCAACGGCAACGGCTTCCCGCAGGAGTAG
- a CDS encoding rod shape-determining protein, with translation MWGIIKRCFGFFSKDMGMDLGTCNTLVYVKGEGIVLSEPSVVAVKKGTNKVLLDGKAVGATAKEMIGKTPGNIVAVRPMRNGVIADFDVTEALISYFIQKVHNRRYGIMPRLVIAVPSGITGVEKRAVINSAERAGARQVFVVEEPMAAGIGAGLPMLDPIGNMIVDIGGGTTEVAVLSLGGIVASRSVRVAGDEFDEAIMQHLRRAYNLQIGEQTAERIKIEIGSLYPLEQELTLEVSGRDVMAMMPRKVTVTSEEVREAMKEPFEAILQAIKETLEETPPELAADLTERGITMAGGGSLIRGIDRAIRKEIDVPVRIAEDPLTCVARGTGLVIENLDRFKDALESDEDLA, from the coding sequence ATGTGGGGCATCATCAAACGCTGCTTCGGATTCTTCTCCAAGGACATGGGGATGGACCTGGGCACCTGCAACACGCTCGTCTACGTCAAGGGCGAGGGAATCGTGCTTTCGGAGCCGTCGGTCGTGGCCGTCAAGAAGGGCACGAACAAGGTCCTTCTCGACGGCAAGGCGGTCGGCGCGACGGCCAAGGAGATGATCGGCAAAACGCCCGGCAACATCGTGGCCGTCCGTCCGATGCGCAACGGCGTCATCGCCGACTTCGACGTCACCGAGGCGCTCATCAGCTACTTCATCCAGAAGGTCCATAACCGCCGCTACGGCATCATGCCGCGGCTCGTGATCGCGGTCCCCTCGGGAATCACCGGGGTCGAGAAGCGCGCCGTCATCAACTCCGCCGAGCGGGCCGGGGCGCGCCAGGTCTTCGTCGTCGAGGAACCCATGGCCGCCGGCATCGGCGCCGGCCTGCCCATGCTCGACCCGATCGGAAACATGATCGTGGATATCGGCGGCGGCACGACGGAGGTGGCGGTCCTCTCCCTCGGCGGCATCGTCGCCTCGCGCTCCGTGCGCGTGGCCGGCGACGAGTTCGACGAGGCGATCATGCAGCACCTGCGTCGCGCGTACAACCTCCAGATCGGCGAACAGACCGCCGAGCGCATCAAGATCGAAATCGGCTCCCTCTACCCGCTCGAACAGGAACTCACCCTCGAGGTCAGCGGCCGCGACGTCATGGCCATGATGCCCCGGAAGGTCACCGTCACCAGCGAGGAGGTCCGCGAGGCCATGAAGGAGCCGTTCGAGGCGATCCTTCAGGCCATCAAGGAGACCCTTGAGGAGACGCCGCCCGAGCTGGCCGCCGACCTGACCGAGCGCGGCATCACCATGGCCGGCGGAGGCTCCCTCATCCGCGGCATCGACCGCGCCATCCGCAAGGAGATCGACGTTCCCGTTCGGATCGCCGAGGATCCGCTCACCTGCGTGGCCCGCGGCACGGGGCTCGTGATCGAGAATCTGGACCGCTTCAAGGACGCGCTCGAAAGCGACGAGGATCTGGCCTGA